A genomic stretch from Helianthus annuus cultivar XRQ/B chromosome 1, HanXRQr2.0-SUNRISE, whole genome shotgun sequence includes:
- the LOC110935013 gene encoding uncharacterized protein LOC110935013 — MAGQGIVHEFGFGANSNAVLGEDNQNVQAQHVEEISEIEGLARAWFDSLPPGKIKSWVDFRTQFVNHFSQQRRYQRDTAEVTDIWRRENEGLEDFITRFNKECLEIGGVSEQLMRAHFKKAIRCDSLIRTITGKDGMPKEWDKLMEAAKIVAQTEESLAGNKNSYSEDRFSKGSSHDNNRRNKGKNPGWRANHSSGCDERPRYEERSRYKEDARDTIDRIGYRKAVRNENREKHWTPLIKTPKEVLMMENHDFKAPRPMTNKKGQDPNLYCDFHKDTGHLTDDCISLRQEIEKALKSGKLGHLVKNVRKGTRQIQRNDDGRDKKVRRLETHMVNRPRYSARDKGKRPFEPAWQEQQDIFPVVRGGPRATRPIVITGIIDHYETENVFIDPGSTADIIYEQCFNQFDDEDKARLEPVDYPLSGFCNEMVFPLGQISFPLTLSDGKHSRITTVNFMVMPVKSRHDVLIGREPQGELNMVTSTPHSAIGFPTETGVAIIYAKKEVMSADEMRPTKAPKVSATEPEKWVLKRKYPEQTVTIGHAISSNIRTHLKQLLFRNIDIFAWTPKDMTGVPCDVTKHCLNTYPSIKPKVKRRRSLGADKTKAMNEQVCELLKAGILRDVRYQSWVANPVMVEKSNGGWRMCVDYTDLNKACPKDCYFLPEIDKKIDSLAPYRWKCFLDCYKGYHQVQMKLEDEDKIDFRTDLGIFCYTKMSFGLKNVGATYQRLMDKIFADDIGKHIKVYIDDLVIKSPEEDQMLKDIEKMFNSLRSVNMKLNPAKCSFGMEEGKFLGFIVTNGGFKVNPEKVQAIERMLSPKTIKEMQRLAGRLATLNCFLSNHAAKSYPFMSTLRNCVKKQEFKWTPEAEAAFQQMKECLIKLPTLTAPYKKEQLILYLSSSDKAVGSVLMVERNGVQAPIYFVSRVLTDPETRYSTMEKLVLALLHASRRLRRYFTGHVITILTNFHIGTILQKPETSGRLAKWAIELGGHTILYRPRPAIKGQVLADFVTEVPVEKIKDCEIVETPMKDTSNELWLLYTDGASNEDGAGAGLHLVSPEKHEFTYAIKLDFKNTNNEAEYEAFLVGLCLAIKMGAQNLQAHVDSLLIASQINGIYDAKGEVMALYLDQAKELLQQFKSYKVVHINRSENKPADALSKLASTSFQHLAKDVRIEVLKNLSVLLRQVNVIEIRQPSWMTPIIQYLQEGILPDSKAEARKIQNKALHYEMNGGILYRKSFLGPLLRCVDPQDANYLIREIHEGICGIHAGPRMVVAKIMNAGYYWPGMHWGIDMVGPFPDAPGAVKFIIVAVDYFTKWVEAKALASTTAMMVRKFIWEHIVCRFGLPLKIVTDNGTNFASEDLQKWMKEMKIEHTFTS; from the exons atggctggtcaaggaatcgTTCACGAGTTTGGTTTTGGAGCAAACTCTAATGCAGTGTTGGGAGAAGACAATCAAAATGTCCAAGCCCAACATGTGGAAGAAATAAGTGAAATCGAA GGGCTtgctcgcgcctggttcgacagcctCCCTCCGGGAAAGATCAAGTCGTGGGTTGATTTCAGAACACAGTTTGTGAATCATTTCAGTCAACAAAGACGTTACCAGCGCGACACAGCCGAGGTAACAGACATTTGGCGCAGAGAGAACGAAGGTTTAGAAGATTTCATCACTCGCTTTAACAAAGAGTGTCTGGAAATTGGTGGTGTAAGCGAGCAACTCATGCGCGCTCACTTCAAGAAAGCCATTCGCTGTGATAGCCTTATCAGGACTATCACAGGAAAAGATGGAATGCCCAAAGAGTGGGATAAGCTCATGGAAGCCGCGAAGATAGTTGCGCAAACTGAAGAGTCACTGGCTGGCAACAAAAACTCTTATAGCGAGGATCGATTTTCTAAGGGAAGCTCGCACGATAACAACAGACGAAACAAAGGCAAAAACCCTGGGTGGAGAGCCAACCACTCCAGCGGTTGTGACGAACGACCTCGTTATGAGGAACGATCTCGCTACAAAGAAGACGCGCGAGACACTATCGATCGCATTGGGTACAGGAAGGCGGTCAGGAATGAGAATCGAGAAAAGCATTGGACTCCGCTCATAAAGACACCTAAAGAGGTGCTCATGATGGAGAACCATGATTTTAAGGCGCCAAGGCCTATGACCAACAAGAAGGGGCAAGACCCCAACCTGTATTGTGACTTCCACAAGGATACAGGTCATCTGACTGATGACTGTATCAGCTTAAGGCAAGAAATCGAAAAAGCACTGAAAAGTGGAAAGCTGGGTCATCTAGTAAAGAACGTACGCAAAGGGACACGTCAGATTCAGCGCAACGATGATGGAAGAGACAAAAAGGTCAGACGCTTAGAAACACATATGGTCAACAGACCAAGATATAGCGcgagagataaaggcaagcgacCTTTCGAACCAGCATGGCAAGAGCAACAGGATATCTTCCCGGTGGTGCGCGGGGGTCCACGCGCAACGCGCCCCATCGTTATTACCGGCATTATCGACCATTACGAGACAGAGAACGTATTCATTGACCCAGGAAGTACAGCAGATATCATCTATGAGCAATGCTTTAATCAGTTCGACGATGAAGATAAAGCAAGACTTGAGCCGGTCGATTACCCTTTGTCGGGATTCTGCAATGAAATGGTCTTCCCACTAGGCCAAATCAGCTTCCCCCTCACGCTTTCTGACGGGAAGCACTCAAGAATAACAACGGTCAACTTCAtggtgatgcctgtcaaatcaaGGCATGATGTTTTGATTGGGAGAGAACCCCAAGGAGAGCTCAACATGGTAACTTCCACGCCTCACTCAGCAATCGGGTTTCCAACCGAGACGGGGGTGGCAATTATCTATGCAAAAAAGGAAGTAATGTCGGCAGATGAGATGCGCCCAACCAAAGCGCCAAAAGTCTCAGCAACagaaccagaaaaatgggttttaAAACGCAAATACCCAGAACAAACGGTGACGATAGGCCACGCTATCTCATCAAACATCCGAACGCACCTCAAACAGCTTTTGTTCAGGAATATAGATATTTTTGCCTGGACTCCGaaagacatgaccggtgtcccgtgCGACGTTACCAAGCACTGTCTGAACACTTATCCCTCCATTAAACCAAAAGTAAAAAGAAGGCGCAGTTTAGGGGCGGATAAGACCAAAGCAATGAACGAGCAAGTCTGCGAGTTGTTGAAAGCAGGAATTTTAAGAGATGTGCGCTATCAGAGTTGGGTGGCAAACCCCGTAATGGTAGAGAAGTCAAACGGAggatggagaatgtgcgtcgattataccgatctcaacaaggcatgccctAAAGATTGTTACTTTTTGCCTGAGATTGACAAAAAGATAGACTCTCTCGCACCATACAGATGGAAATGCTTCCTAGATTGTTACAAGGGGTACCACCAGGTTCAAATGAAGCTCGAAGACGAAGACAAGATAGATTTCAGAACCGATCTCGGCATCTTCTGTTATACAAAGATGTCGTTCGGTCTCAAGAATGTCGGCGCGACATACCAGCGCCTGATGGATAAAATCTTCGCTGATGATATTGGAAAACACATCAAGGTCTACATCGATGATCTGGTAATCAAGAGTCCCGAAGAGGACCAAATGCTAAAGGATATTGAGAAAATGTTCAACTCGTTGAGAAGTGTGAACATGAAGTTGAATCCTGCCAAATGCTCATTTggtatggaagaagggaagtttttaGGCTTCATAGTCACAAATGGCGGTTTCAAAGTAAACCCAGAGAAGGTTCAAGCAATAGAGCGAATGTTGTCGCCAAAAACAATCAAGGAGATGCAACGATTAGCCGGCCGTTTAGCCACGCTCAACTGTTTCCTATCAAATCACGCCGCAAAGTCATATCCTTTTATGAGCACCTTGCGCAACTGCGTCAAGAAGCAAGAATTCAAGTGGACACCCGAGGCAGAAGCCGCATTCCAGCAGATGAAGGAATGTTTAATAAAGCTCCCTACTCTGACCGCGCCGTACAAGAAGGAACAACTCATACTGTATTTATCTTCttcggataaggcagtagggtcggTATTGATGGTAGAAAGAAACGGGGTACAAGCTCCAATTTATTTTGTCAGTAGGGTGCTTACAGATCCAGAAACGAGATATTCAACAATGGAAAAGTTGGTGTTGGCGTTGCTTCATGCTTCTAGAAGGTTGCGCAGATACTTTACAGGGCATGTAATCACAATACTTACCAACTTTCACATCGGCACAATATTGCAAAAACCAGAGACGTCTGGGCGGTTGGCAAAATGGGCGATCGAACTGGGGGGCCACACCATCTTGTataggccgcgcccagccatcaAGGGTCAAGTCTTGGCGGATTTCGTCACAGAAGTCCCAGTGGAAAAAATCAAAGATTGCGAGATTGTTGAGACTCCCATGAAAGACACATCTAATGAGTTGTGGTTACTATACACTGATGGGGCATCAAATGAGGACGGGGCAGGAGCGGGGTTGCACCTTGTGAGCCCCGAGAAGCATGAATTTACATACGCCATTAAGTTGGATTTCAAGAACACTAACAATGAGGCGGAATATGAGGCATTCCTGGTAGGCTTATGCCTCGCCATAAAAATGGGGGCTCAAAATCTACAGGCACATGTCGATTCGCTTTTGATCGCCAGTCAAATCAACGGAATCTATGATGCAAAAGGCGAAGTTATGGCCTTATATTTGGATCAGGCGAAAGAATTGCTTCAACAATTCAAGTCATACAAGGTAGTTCACATCAATCGCTCTGAAAACAAACCAGCAGACGCCTTGAGCAAGCTCGCTTCAACTTCCTTTCAACATCTCGCCAAAGATGTAAGGATTGAAGTACTCAAAAATCTATCAGTCCTGTTGCGCCAGGTAAATGTGATCGAAATAAGGCAACCATCTTGGATGACCCCTATAATTCAATATCTGCAAGAAGGAATACTCCCAGATAGCAAAGCAGAGGCAAGGAAGATTCAAAACAAGGCCCTGCATTATGAGATGAATGGTGGTATTTTATACCGAAAGTCCTTCTTGGGGCCCTTAttgcgctgtgtggacccccaagACGCGAATTACTTGATTAGGGAGATTCACGAAGGGATCTGTGGCATCCATGCAGGCCCACgcatggttgtcgcgaagattATGAATGCTGGTTATtactggccagggatgcat TGGGGAATTGATATGGTAGGACCTTTCCCTGATGCTCCGGGAGCCGTGAAGTTCATAATCGTGGCCGTCGATTATTTTACCAaatgggtggaggccaaagctcTCGCCTCAACTACTGCAATGATGGTGCGCAAGTTTATCTGGGAACACATCGTCTGCAGATTTGGGCTCCCACTCAAAATTGTcaccgacaacggcaccaactttgcgtCAGAAGATCTCCAGAAGTGGATGAAAGAGATGAAAATCGAACACACTTTCACCTCCTAA